The Neurospora crassa OR74A linkage group V, whole genome shotgun sequence sequence GCCTGTTTAACCCATGGATCCAAACATGTATCACACCTGTATCTTGGCTTGAGAGCTGGTTGCGGTGTCGTATGCCACGGATGATTCAAAAGACGTCGATATCCGAGTTTGTTTTGTCTTCTACTGCCTTCAGGCACACCGGCTCCGATGTTCTCTGCCACTACACAACTAGCCTCGGTCTGTTGGTGAGCCCGCCAGccagaagagaaagaggtaCATATTTGCAACTATCTAGATGACTTTTCAAGAAAACAGAAAAGCTCAACTCCCCTTACATCTCCAAGGAGTGTGATGGAACCCATCATCATTTAACGTCAACGTGCCATCAAATCAACGCACCCCGAGCCTATGTAGCGGTAAAACTGGTCAGATCTGACCATTTTGAGTTTATCGGCTTATGTTCCTCACCTGGTTCGATGGAACGGTCCATTCACATGAATCAATCCCTCATCTTAGTAATCCTCTCCCAACGGTGGAAATTGACCAATCAGCTCGCGCGTAGTATCTCAATTGGGGATTGTATCGGAGACAGCTTCACAAACGACCCGGCAGCCTAGTGCGGGCTTATCGTAACATTGACGAACCTTGCAACAATGTGCGTGACAGGGAGGAGTCATCACCACTTTTCATTTCTAAGATCCCGATATGATCGGGTTATCGTGTGGTGAACTGCCGCCCCTTCACTAGAGGGGCGCGGCGATTGCGGAAAATCAAAACCTTGGCTTGTCGGGAACAACTGCCGAACAATAGTTTGATACACCTCCTCACTGGCTCACCCACCGATCTGCTTAAGACGGCATTTTTCTCAAAAAATTTGGCCATCCCAATCTTTTCCCTCTCATCAACATACAACCACACCGACGAGGTAACATTTTGCGCCATGGCGGAATCACAGTCCGAAATAGACCTCTACGCCCCCTTCGAGCGCGACACCATCCTCGAGGTGCGCGCgagcaagatgaagaaaatGAGGGGTCTTGAGGTCATGAGCGGAATCGACAAGACCATTATCGATGGACCCGTATACGTCGGCCGCACCGGTTTGGAAGGCGATGAGAGTGACCCGACCTTCCACGGCGGCGTTGACAAGGCCGTTCACGGCTGTAAGTGAAGCCATCGAGCTCTCCCACAAAAATTCCCTCGATAAGGTACCTACTGATCATCGACACAGACTGCTCCTCCCACTATCCAACCTGGGCTACCGAACACCCCTCCGCCGGTGCGGCCTTTGTCCCCGGCGGCTTCGGCGAAAACCTCGTCACGGCCCACATGAACGAGCGCAATGTCTGTATCGGCGACACCATGATCGTCGGCAGCCCATCTGCCCTAACCTCCAACCCGGATTCCTGCGTCCTTCTCCAAGTCTCTCTCCCGCGCCAGCCCTGCTTCAAACTCAACCATCGCTTTCAACTCAAAAAGTTTGCCCCCTTAACCTGGAAGCATTCACGAACAGGCTGGTACTACCGCGTGCTTCGCCCTGGTTCCGTCCAAGCCGGGGACGAAATCCATCTTGTCTCTCGTCCTCACCCACAATGGACCATTGAGCGAATCCAAGAGTACCTCCACCGCAACCAGGACGACGAAGCCATGAACGCCGAACTGGCGCAAATCGAAGAACTCGGCGCAGAAAGCCGCGACGCATTCAAAGCCCGCGTGGCCCGCTCGactgccaagaagaagcgagcGGAAAAGCTCGCCCGGTGGCGCGACTTCCGCGTCGTCGAACGACGACAAGAAACCTCGCGCATCGTCTCTTTCATCCTCGAAGCCATCGACCCCATCGTTCCCCCTCCAGGCGACGAAAagtccatcctcctcaaaccAGGCGCGCACGCCCGCGTCAAACTCGGCAACGGCCTCGTCAGGGCTTACTCCATCGTCGGCCCCTCCGGttattcttcttcctcgaccATGACAATCAACCACTTCCAGCTCGGCATCGCGCTCGAGCCTCACTCCCGCGGCGGCTCCGCCTACTTCCACTCCCACGTCTTCGAGGGCCACACACTCCAAGTATCCACAACCTTCACCAACGCGCTGTCAGGCAACAGTGCGGGCGGCATCTCCCACCACATCTACGTCGCCGGGGGTGTAGGTCTCACCGCCTTCCTGACCTCCCTCGAATATCTGCAATCCATCCACGTCTCATGCGAACTGCACTACGCCGTGCGATCTGACGAAGACATCCCCTTTCGCGACCGTTTATCCCAACTTAACCCTGGCACTGTAAAGATCTACGATAAAGCCAAAGGCGAACGCCTTAATATCGAAGAAATCGTAAAAAACATCCCGTGGAACACCATGGTTTACTTTTGTGGACCCAAAAGTCTCATGCAGGAGGCTGCTCGACAAGTACAAAAGTACGGCGTGCCGGAGGGGGAAGTCCACTTTGAGGCGTTTGAGGCGGATGTCGTCGGTGGTGATCCGTTTGAGGCGGTGGTTGCGAATAGGAATGATAGGACAGTGCTTCAggtgggaggggaggagacGCTCTTGGAGGTGTTGCAGAGGGAgtttggagaggaggaggtggagggcaGTTGTTGCGTGGGGAATTGCGGGACTTGTAAGGTCACTCTTAGGGGGGGAAGGGTGGAGCATAGAGGTACGGCGTTGACGgctgaagaaaaggaggaggccatgTTGGCTTGTGTTAGTAGGGGGGTGGGGAGGATTGTTATTGAGATTTGAGGTGGTAGGTGAGGGTGATGGGTTTTGGTGGTTGACAGTGGGGTGGCAATTGGGAACGGAACTGAATCAAGTGGAAGTTACCCGGCagtgggaagaagaggcctCGGTGGTTTTTCCCCCTCATTTTCGTGTTCAGTAAGCAAGCGTTAGAAGTAGACCAAGACTAGACTGAGATACCagaatcatcatcatcgaagACTGTAAGAGTCCAACAATAAAGCGAATGGGCAATCTCAATCACATCATGAGTCTGGTACGCATTGAGCCAATACAGCGAGGCAACACAGTTCTCAGATGGGCTACGAACATTTTTGGGTGCACAGCTGGATTTGTAGCAGAAATGGCAATGCTTTCTTTTGTGAGACTAGCTGCTGGAAATATGTATCGCATCTACCAAGCACTTAAAATCCCCTCACGTTGAATGATCAACTGACCGCAGATATCATATCTGTCACCTGACAACCATAAATGCCTTCCAGTTATGTTTGCCATTCCCAAGCATAAATGCCACTGCACCAGGACCAGAGAATGGCTTTTCAAATGGAAACATCAAGCAAGCATATCGACCCCTTTCCCCAGATCCACTCCTTCGTTCCTTTCCGCCAACAACCTCCCCATCCCATTTTGATGGGTTTCTTGACCAAGTAACCGAGTTCCAAGCACACACATCATGAAAGCCATAAAACCGTGCAATATCAACTGTCCATCATACCTTGTGTCGGCCCACAAGCTCATACTGATCCTTTCTGTTTACCAATGGCGCGGGTCCTCGGGGCCAAACTGACCCTTCTTAATCTTCGCTCTAAGTTTTCCATCCTTGGTCCAAGCGTTCGCAATGTCCCTGGCGTACAAATAAGAAGCAAAAGATTCCGGGCCAAACGGATCATGGTCGGACtgaggaggctgctgctgctgctgctgctgcagcacAGAGGCGGCACGTTGTGGCGGGCTCTTCTGGTCGCTTTGAACAGGAGGAGGGTTTTCGGCGTTGGTCCATGAGTTACCTAAGAGCCAATCGTGAACTTGCTTTTGGCGGTTGAGGATGCGGCCCGGAACAGGGTTAGAGGGATGCAAGGAACGGGGACCATTTTGAGAACTGCCGTTACTGGTAAGACCAAAGCCATCACGCTGCAGAGAATTGCCGACGGTTTGACGGCCGGTGTTGGTAACAGGACCAGAAGTCTGGGGGTTTGAGGGCTTGGTGACACCTGAGTTGGTATTGTGGGCAGCAGTTAGGTTGGCAACCACGTTCTCGCCTTGCCAGGCACCGTTGGGTGTAGGCGACGGTGTGGTAAGGTTGGTATTAGGACTCTTTCTGCCGAAATTGACCTCGCTCTGGGGCGTGCCGTTCGTGGCATCAACGTTGGTGGGTGAATTGACATTGTTGAGGGTTTCGTTGATGTTCATACTCTGGCTGCCCCTGCCAACCTTGGTAGTGTCCTGTGGAATGCCATTCGATGTGGTGGTCAAGCTAGAGGGCTTGATGTTCTTCGAGTTGTGGTCGGCTGCGGACGGGACCCGGGTGTCCGGGATGTCCGGACGAGGAGCGTCGCTGTTGGAGGTCTGCTTGTAGGTCTGGTTCGGGATCGTCTCGGTCTGGGTACTATTTTCCTGGGAGGCCTTCGTGCAGGTGGCCTGGGTGCCCTTGTTCACGGTAGCTTTCGGGCAGGTGGTGGTCTTGGAAGTGACGCTCATAGCCTCCTGCTCTGTTGCCTTCTTGGCAATTAGCGAAGCAATATCCTCGACTGCAGATCCTATGGTTTTGTTGTGAAGAATCATCTTTGTCAAGGCATCGTCGTAGGAACTGATGCCTTTCAGCAGCAACATATCCATGAGCTCGTCTGAAACGTCAAAGAGGGCACGGTTGAGGCG is a genomic window containing:
- a CDS encoding 3-chlorobenzoate-3,4-dioxygenase reductase subunit gives rise to the protein MAESQSEIDLYAPFERDTILEVRASKMKKMRGLEVMSGIDKTIIDGPVYVGRTGLEGDESDPTFHGGVDKAVHGYCSSHYPTWATEHPSAGAAFVPGGFGENLVTAHMNERNVCIGDTMIVGSPSALTSNPDSCVLLQVSLPRQPCFKLNHRFQLKKFAPLTWKHSRTGWYYRVLRPGSVQAGDEIHLVSRPHPQWTIERIQEYLHRNQDDEAMNAELAQIEELGAESRDAFKARVARSTAKKKRAEKLARWRDFRVVERRQETSRIVSFILEAIDPIVPPPGDEKSILLKPGAHARVKLGNGLVRAYSIVGPSGYSSSSTMTINHFQLGIALEPHSRGGSAYFHSHVFEGHTLQVSTTFTNALSGNSAGGISHHIYVAGGVGLTAFLTSLEYLQSIHVSCELHYAVRSDEDIPFRDRLSQLNPGTVKIYDKAKGERLNIEEIVKNIPWNTMVYFCGPKSLMQEAARQVQKYGVPEGEVHFEAFEADVVGGDPFEAVVANRNDRTVLQVGGEETLLEVLQREFGEEEVEGSCCVGNCGTCKVTLRGGRVEHRGTALTAEEKEEAMLACVSRGVGRIVIEI